TTGAGGAGCGTGCAGAAAAGCTGGTAAATGAAATGCGTGAACAAGTGCAGTCCATTCTGACTCAAATTGGTGTTGTTGAACAGGCACCCAAGGTGTTTGTTTATGACAGCGGAGAAGACAAGCCCTTTACGGCTGCCAACAATTATCTAACGTCTTTGATTGAAAGTGTGAAGGCGAAAAATATTTTTGATGATATCGACAAAAGTTTTACTGAGGTAAGCTGGGAAGAGGTTGTGAACCGTAATCCTGACGTCATTGTCATTCTCGACTATGGAGATACTTCACTGGCGGATAAAGAGAAGCTACTCCTGAGCAAGCCTGCATTAGCTGGTGTGGAAGCGATCAAAAATAAACGCTTTATAGTCCTGCCATTGTCCGCGGCGGCTGAAGGCGTGCGTGCACCAATTGCACTGAAAACCTTGGCTGCAGGCTTGTACCCGGACAAAGTGAAGTAAACAAACAAAAGAGTTGCCAAAACATTGACGAACCTTGCCTAAACTGTTAAACTTGCTAATGCGTAAAGGTTACGTTTATCAAACGCTTATTTTTTTATCACCAAATCGTAATAATTACGGTAGATGGTTTAATGATCATAAACGACCTGGAGAATCTGCGCAAAGGATGATTGCTCAGATGGCTCCAGGCTTTTTAAAGGAAAAGGAGATTTGCGTCATGTTATTGGCCTCATTGGAACAGGTCACATTTGGCTACGGAGATGTTCCTAACTTGGTGGATGCCAATGTTGAAATTTTTTCGGGAGAATTTGTAGCCATTACCGGACCGAATGGTGCTTCCAAGTCAACCATGCTCAAACTGTTGCTCGGCTTGCTTCAGCCTTGGAAGGGCAAGGTGTTCATGTCTAATCGTACAGGTGAAGGCAAAAAGCTCGTTGTTGGATTTGTATCCCAACAAATTGCCGCCTTCAATGGCGGATTTCCAAGTACGATTTTGGAATTTGTCCGTTCAGGAAGATATACTCATGGCTCTTGGTTACGCCGTATGCGGTCTGAGGATCATGATCTGACGGAGCAGGCGCTGCGTCAGGTAGGCATGTGGGATTTGCGTCACCGTAAAATCGGCGAATTGTCCGGTGGACAGAAGCAGCGTATTTGTGTGGCAAGAGCGCTCGCTCAGGAATCGGATTTGCTCATTTTGGATGAGCCTACGACCGGAATGGATCAGGAAAGCCGCTACCACTTCTACGATCTGATGAATCAACAGGTTAAGGAATATGGAAGAACCGTGGTCATGGTGACCCATGGACTATCGGAAGTGCAACATTATCTGGATCGAATTATTGAGCTTGAGAGGAAGGAAGATGGCGGATGGAAATGTTGCACTACGACTTCATGCAGCGGGCATTTTGTGCCGGTGGGGTAATTGCACTGCTGGCCTCGGTGCTTGGAGTATACTTGATGCTACGGCGTCAGGCTCTCATGGCGGACATGCTATCGCATGTATCGCTGGCAGGGGTGGCAGCAGGTGCCTATTTAGGCATTAACCCGACGATAACCGGATTTATTGTTGCCGTAATCGGCGCGATTATCGTTGAGTACGTCCGCAGGTCTTATAAAACATATAGTGAGATATCTGTGGCTATTATTATGGTAGGTGGCCTCTCGACGGCCGTTATTTTAATGAATCTGAATCAGAGCATCAACAAAGGATTTTCCGCTTATTTATTTGGTTCGGTAGTAGCTGTCAATCAGACAGAGCTGATGTTGATGATCGTTGTGGCTGTGATCGGAGGTATTTTCTTTTTCGTGTTTCGGCGCCCTTTGTATCAGATTACTTTTGATGAAGAAACGGCGAAGACCAACGGTCTTCCTGTCAAGTCCATCTCATTTGCATTTAGTATTTTAACAGGGATGATTGTAGCTGCTGCAATGCCGATTGTCGGTGTGCTGCTTGTCTCCTCACTCATCGTGCTCCCTGCAGCGCTGGCGATTCGAATTGCACCGAGCTTCGCGGCAGCCATCTGGATATCTATGGTCACTGCATTGATCGGCGTATTTATGGGTTTAACGGCATCGTATGAACTTAGTACACCCCCAGGGGGGACAATTGCCATGGTGCTGTTATTATTCCTGATTGTAGGAGCTGGTATACAAAAGCTGGTCCGCAAGCTGGGCAAGCAACAGGCTTCGCGACGGCAGAATGCGGCAGGTCAGTGAGTGTAATTACAGTGAGAATAACTAAAAAATCTAACGGATAAAGGAGTAATGAATATGAATACATGGTTCAAAAAATCATTTGTATTGTCTGCGGGACTAGCACTTATTTTGTCTGGCTGCGGAGCCAAATCTGATAATACAGCTACAAACGCTTCCCAAACCGAGCCGAATGCGGCACAAACAGCAGACAAGCTGAATGTGGTCACCACTTTTTATCCAATGTATGAATTTACCAAGCAAGTTGCTGGAGACCATGCTAACGTAACCGCGTTGATTCCAGCTGGTGCCGAGCCGCATGACTGGGAACCGAGCGCCAAAGATATGGCACAGGTAAAGGATGCTGACGTGTTTGTTTATAACGGTATCGTCGAAGGCTGGGCAGAACAGGCTTTGAGTAGCGCGTCCAACGATAAGCGTGTTGTAGTTGAAGCGAGCAAAGGGTTAAACCTGATGGAAGGCACCGCTGAGGAGGAAGAAGGAGAAGAAGCACATGCAGAGGAAGGCCATGATCACGATCATGTGATGGACCCTCATGTATGGCTTAATCCAGTCTTGGCCCAAAAAGAAGTGGAGTCCATTGAAGCAGGGCTTGTAGCAGCCGATCCAGCAAACAAAGCTGATTATGAGAAAAACGCTGATGCTTATATCGCCAAGCTGAAAGAGCTGGATACCGAGTTCAAAACAGGTCTGAAAGATGTAAAACGTAAAGACTTTATTACGCAGCATGCTGCTTTTGGTTATTTAGCTAAGCAATATGGTCTGACCCAAGTACCCATTGCCGGATTATCTCCAGAGCAAGAGCCTACACCGGACAAGCTGGCGGGTATTATCAAATTCGCTAAAGAAAATAATGTTAAAACGATTTTCTTCGAAACTCTTGTTGATCCGAAGGTCGCTGAGACCGTAGCTACTGAAATCGGTTCAAAAACCGATGTACTGAATCCGCTCGAAGGATTGACGGATGAAGACAAACAGAAGAACCTGGATTACCTTGGTGTGATGAAAAACAATCTGGAGGCTTTGAAAAAAGCTCTGAATGAATAAGAAATGCTAAACGAATAAGTTTATAAACTGACGTCGGAATGATACCGACGTCAGTTTTTTTATAACTATCCAAGAAGATTGTGCTTTTATGGCTAGTGCTCAAGATACAGTAGATATATAGTCCTTTGTAATTTGCTTTTCAGAAATGATTTACGTCATTGTGAAACGTTTTTTTGAAAACTAATTCTGTAGTAGCTAGTTTCAAATTTCTTTTATAATTCATTGGTAGCGTTTTTATTTTTACAGATTCTTTCTATTAATTTTACCAGTTTTTTCACCGATATTGAAGTTTGGGCGTGCATATCATTTGACAACGGATTGGAGAGATTAATTTGGCAGCAGTTATAGTAGTGGATGATTCTTTGTTTATGCGTTCTGTACTTAAAGATATTCTTTTGGATTTAGGTCACGCTGTTATTGCGGAAGCAGAAAACGGGTATGATGCTGTTTTGAAATACGCACACTTTCGTCCCGATTTAATCACCATGGATATTAATATGCCTAAGATGGACGGGCTTGAGGCTGTTAAAAAGATCATAGAACTTGATCCCCAAGCCAACATTTTGATGTGTTCTGCTTTGGGGCAGCAGGAAGCGATTATAAAAGCATTTCAGGCAGGTGCAAAAGACTTTATTGTTAAGCCATTTGAGATGGAAAGGGTCGTGAATGCAGTCACAAAATTGCTTGATAGTTAATGAATCAAGATTTTTAATACATAATTATTGAACATGTAGAAGCAGGAATTCCATGCTTATTTTCACGAATATGGAGATGAATAGAATGAGCAATCGAGTGTTGTCTCAAAAAGTATTTATAGACGAACTGATCGCTACGATCAAGAAAGGAGGGCTTGTCCCTGTAAATTATGAACAACTCGTCAGCGAACAAAGAGAAAGAATGGATGCTCTTAACAATGAACTCACCCTTCGAATTGAGGGATTAGAGACAGATTTGATCTCTGCTTCGACATATTCCATTCCTTTTGCCAATGGCGAAATTATGTTTCTTGCTCGCTATATTGTACTCATTGGGGATCATACCGAGGGATACTTTGTGTTCTATCGAGCAGAAGACTGTGAAAGCCCAGAGGAATATCAGTTTTTAACAAGCTCTTATCAACTTCCCCATTTATTACTTGAATTATCTCTTTCTTTAAAAGAACATGGTACTAATGAGCCGCTTGATATTCTCACTTATTGGAATGGCCCTGTCCATCCTCTGAAAGATTTGAATAAAGAAGATATTAAGCTATCCACTTATGAATTTTAATTCCCTTGAGAGAGTCAAATCCCTCAGGGGATTTTTTTACATTGATAATCAAACGCATGTTCGCATATAATACAAACAAACGTTCTGATAAGGAGTGAAGGATCATGTTGGAAAAATACGTGGGGCAGATCGTGGAAATCGTGTATTTGGATCGGAAGGGCAAACTGTCTCATCGGCGTATCGAGGTGCATCGTGTGCAGAATGGCTTGATACGAGCCACCTGTTTACAGACAGGCCAGCCACGTGTTTTTCGATTAGATCATGTATTGGCATGGCATCCGGTAACCAGAACAGCATAGGAGGGGCTTACGATGGGGAAAAAGCTTGAAGGAAATGGCATATGGGAAAGCTCGCGCATGATTTTGCCTGAGCATCGGGAGGCATATTTAAGACTGATGAAGGAGCAAGGTAGGCGCGGCAAACCGACACTGGACGATCAGGAAATGCAGCAGATTGAACAGGCCATCATCGTATCCTATAACGAACGTAAGCCTATTACGCTAAAAGTGTTCAATCCATTTGATGATGAGGAGCTGCGTGGACTGGTCACGGTGATTAATACAAGTCGGCGAGAAGTGAAGCTGTCCCGTGGGGAAGAGGATTTTAGCTGGATTAAGTTGGAGGAAATTATCGAGGCGGATATATAAAAAACAGTCTGACTAAGTCGGAGTGCTTTTTACATTTGTCCCGCCGTTTTTTTAAAAATAAGATTGTAGCTCTATGAATTCATATTTAAAATAAAACTGTAATTGCAAAAAGGAGGAGTTCAATATGAAAATAAGTAAAAATAATGCTGAACATTATATATGGGGAGATCAATGTGATGGTTGGCGCTTAGTGAAAAATAAGGATTTGAGTATTATTCATGAGCGGATGCCCGGAAATACTCATGAGGTCAGACATTATCATCATCATGCACGCCAATTTTTCTTTATTTTATCAGGTACAGCGGTACTTGAAGTGGATGGTGAACAAATCCAATTAGGATCTCAGGAAGGGTGTGAGATTCCTCCTATGGTACCCCATCAAATGTTTAATGAAACGAATGAGGATGTTGAATTTTTGGTTATCTCTCAGCCTGCGAGCAGAGGTGACCGGGTTCTGACCGAATAACTTAGAGTATAAAAATAAAACCAGCCTAGCACATATAAATTAAGTGCCGACTGGTTTTTTATCAATAAATGTCCTTAGCATCTGCTGGGAGAGCTTTTACGCGATGGAGATAGTTCGTAACACGTTGATCGTCCAGAGTCGGATATTCGTAACCATAATGGTTCGCTACTTCCAAGGCAACTTCTCTAAATAAATTTCCCATGATCAAAAGAGACTGCCACATATGTTCATAATCTGCATCCGCAAACGTTTGGATGTAGAGCGTCCAAAGTTCAGGCTCAAGATGGTTCTCGAAATATTTTCCCTGTTTACCCGGATCTGCAGTGAAGTCTGTTCGTATACCAATATGCCATTCCAGCATCAAGTGAAGCGCATCCCTTACAGGCCGATCTAGCATAAATTTGGCATAGGGCAGCTCCTGTCGCCATAATCCTTTAGCTACATAAGTACTGACCCACCAGAACTCGTTGCAGGAATTCGCATAGACTTGGGCAGTTGGAGGTATCGTCTTATAATCTTGAAGACTTGGCGGTAGGAAAGGCTCCACCAGTCCATCTTTATCCAGCAGCAGTACACTTAAGCTGTCTCGGGTCCAATTGGCGATGTTATTCGCAGGGTAGAGTGTAAGATCTATGCGATTGCCGTCCGTAAATAACATGAGAAAAACAAAGCGATCATGGGGCGTCGAAGTAGGTTCCATATGCTCATCGGGCGTCTGCATAATGATCAATTCACCAAAATGGTTGATCCAGCGACGTTCCTGAATAAAGCTGTCCATGGAAGATACGAGAAAGACGATATCAAAATCCTGAAAAACGTCTCGTGGAGCATGTGGATTAGCGCGTGAACCATTCATAATCACGGCACGCACCCGTTCGTCCTCTTGAGCAAATTGGAGAATGGTATGCAGCATCTCTTGTTCACTTCTCACTATAATTGTCTCCACAAGCGATATCGAAAGGAAAAAAACGTAGATAAGACAGCAGTAGAAATAATGGCCACCAGTTCAAGGATCATCAAGAAAAACGACCTCCTGTAAGTTCAGTTTATCTGGAAAAAGTCTCCTGTACTTACAATAGCCTATACACAGAAGCTACTCAACTGTACTGCCAAGGCCCTGAAGTAACTTTATTTTTCGTTTTGGTTTCATCATATATTTCTATTTAGTTTTGGTCATATAGGGGTGATTCCAAATAAGTCCCTTTCATTTTCGCGATCTACGAAAATACTGAGCATGTATACAGAATTAAGACCTTTATCTAATACACTGGATTTTCTTAATTTCATTTCAGCAAGAGCATTGAGGTACTTTGAATTTCATTTTTGTCTTTTACCAATTGGTCTGTATAGTCTGGCGATTTACTAATGAGAATAGTATTAATCTTGGCTGTATCCATGCGATCCAAAACGACTTTTCTAAAAGAGGTATCCAGATTTACGATATAAACCATTCCGATTATAGCTGCGATCAGAATGATTGCAGACTTAACGATGTAACGATTACGTCTTCTCATAGGCTATATCTCTCCATAGTTGTAGAGTTGATGAGCTTCAAGGCTTGATACCGACTGCAAGCATATGCGGGCTCATACCGATCACAGATTCCTGCTCTTCAACCTGCTGTGCTATATCCAGCAAACGGCTACGATGGGAAGGGATCGCCCACTTCTTTTCAAATCCGGGTGCAATCCAGCCGGGTCCTTCCACGCCCAGTACACGAGGCTTCGGCAATCCAGCCGCCTGCCAGTCTGCACGCAAGGCATCCGGTGTATGAAAGTAGGACCGTGTGATAAAAGAGGGATAGGCCGCCGGTCGTACATGCTGACCATCTGTCAGCTCCTGTCTAACCATATTCATGAACTCATCTTCCTCCACAATGGTATTGCGCTCGTCGTACACCGATAGTCCCCACAGTAGCGAGCCAAACCTGGAAATAGCTGAAGTAATCAGCGTTCCGCCCTTCTTTAAGACACGCGCCGCTTCTTGTAGTGCTTTTACTCGTTCCTTCTGTTCCGTTAAATGATATAAAGGTCCCATCAATAGCACGATGTCCGCGCTTTCATCTTTACGATGAAGATTTCTGGCATCCGCGGTTTCCAGCTTACTGATGATGGGGTTATTCAGTTGCTGCTGACGAGCGAATTCAATGGCTTGGGAAGATAGATCAAATAGATGAACTTCGTATCCCAGCTCCGCCAGCCACGAAGAATAGACCCCTACACCGCCGCCGATATCGTAAATAACATGAGTAGACTCGCTGAGATAACGTGAAATGATTTCTTTTGATCTTTCCAGTTCTATTTTTCCTATGCCTCGCTCTAACCTGCCTATTTCTGCACCGCCATCATAATAAGCCAGAATTTCATGCGTATCATTTTCAAGCATAGCGCACCTCATCTCAGGTGATTGGAATAATATAACATTATCACTTACATCATGAACAAGTCTACCGTATTTAGGATAAAGAAATCGTCGGAAGCATTGGGAAAGAAAAAGCTGTTCCCCAGTAGCTAGACCTACTTTTTGGGAACAACCCATATTTAAATGATGTTTGTTTCCAGCATCCCTTCGAGATCTTCTTTGGTGAGATGGTAGTGTGCATTACAAAAGTGGCAATGAGCTTCAGCTTGTCCATCGGTATGGATCATATCTTCTATTTCCTTATTCCCTAAGCTGATAATGGCATTGGTAACACGCTCTTCTGAGCAGGGACAATCAAATTGTACAGGCATGGTTTCCAGTATGTTCAGGTTGCTTTCTCCCAAAATCTGACCCAGAATCTGCTCTGGCGTAAGACCTTCCATGACCATTGCGGAGATGCTTGGAATGCTCTCAATGCGTCTCTCGATAAAACTGATAACTTCCTCCTGCGTATCTGGCATCAGCTGAATAATGAAACCTCCAGCCGCCTGAATAGAGTTATCCGGGTTAACAATAACTCCCGCTCCTACAGAAGAAGGGATTTGTTCGGATTGGACGAGATAAGATGTGAAATCCTCGCCCAACTCACCCGATATGAGAGGGACTTGTCCAACAAACGGGTGTTTTAAGCCGATATCTTTGGATACAATGAGCGCTCCATCTGTTCCTACAGCTCTGGCGACATCTAATTTCCCTATCTGATTAAGCTCGAAATGGGTTTGTGGATTTTTTACATAACCCCTAACTTCACCTTTGGAGTTGGTATCGACAAGAATAGTGCCGATAGGTCCGCCACCGTTGATTCTGATCGTCAGTTTATCCTCATCTTTAAGCATGGCTCCCAGCATGACGCCGACCGTCATAGAACGTCCCAATGCAGCCGATGCTGTAGGCCAGGTATAATGACGCCGTTGGGCTTCACTTACCGTTTCCGTTGTTCTCACGGCATAAGCCCGTACCTGATTATTGTAGGCAAGAGCTTTTACTAAGTAATCGTTCATGTTCATGTTCCTCTCTGATAATTAGTGTTCTTTACAAGACCATTTTTTCCTGAATCCAGTTTTCCAAAGAAGTAATTTTGGCATCATATCCTTCTTTAAAAAAGTCAGCGGATAGTGACGCGATGGTTTCCCTTTTCAGAACGGCCTTCCAGGAGGCTTCCGCTTCTTCCATCAAATTTGTCAGTAAACAACACTGATCGTCTTTCTTTAATTCAAGCATTTCGTTGTATATACCACTGGAAGAATAAAGGGTTTGTTGTCCCTCAATCGCTAGGTAAATATCAAATACCCGTATATCCTCAGGTTTTTTCTTTAATTTGAACCCGCCCTTGACACCAGGTACAGAAGTAATCAAATCGGAGCTAACCAATTTTCGTAACAGTTTATGAAAATAAGTAGGTGAAGCACCTAACTGCTGGCTAATGGCCTCCCCAGGTAAAACAGCTTTGTCCGGCAGCATCGTGAGTAGAAGAAGAGCGTAGACAGATTGTTCGACACCTGTTTTCATATGCACTAGCAATCACCTCAATATTTATAACCAGGCTAATGTGGATAACCATTATCCACATATTTGCATAATAGATGAGCTTATCATAAAAGTAAACTGATTTTTGATAAAAACTAAAAATTTAAATCATTTGCAATTCATAACGGGACACATTATTATAATTGACGTATCAATTGATAGGTCAAAGAATTAAGGCGTTGAGGGAAATACGTATAATAATATTTTGACAGGGGGTTTATATATAATGACTACGCGGAACGTTGCACTATCTATATTAGATCTTGCACCTGTCATTGAAGGCGGCACTCCTGCCGATTCCTTCCGCGACACGGTGGATCTTGCCCAGCATGCAGAACAATGGGGGTACCATCGGTACTGGCTAACGGAGCATCATAACATGCAGGCAGTTGCTAGTGCAGCTACGTCCGTGATCATCGGGCATGTAGCTGCACATACAAACAAGATTCGGGTCGGTTCAGGCGGTATTATGCTGGCGAACCATGCTCCACTCATGATTGCGGAGCAGTTTGGAACATTAGAGTCGCTCTATCCGGGACGAATTGATCTGGGACTTGGCCGTGCTCCAGGCACGGATCAACCCGCGATGAGGGCACTGCGGCGAGGGCTTCATAGTACTGGGGAAGATTTCCCCGAGCAATTGAATGAGCTGCGTTCTTACCTGAATCCAGCGCTAAGCGGAGCAGTTCCGGGAGTAAGAGCGGTTCCTGGAGAAGGGCTGGACATTCCCATCTGGTTACTGGGATCAAGCGGATTCAGCGCACAGCTGGCAGGTCAGCTTGGGTTGCCGTTCGCGTTCGCCAGCCACTTTGCCCCGACTCATTTGCTACAGGCTTTAGAGTTGTATCATCGCAATTTTCGACCATCTAAAGCACTGGATAAGCCCTATGTGATGGTCGGTGTTAATGTGCTTGTTGCAGATTCTGATGAGGAAGCGAAAAGGCTCTTTACATCACAAGAACAACAGTTTCTAAATGTGCTGCGCGGGCACAGCGGAGGACTGAAGCCACCAGTTGATGACATGGAGAAACTCTGGAGTGAGCAGGAAAAGGAGGCGGTTCGTGGTAATATGCTGGGGTATTCAGCCATTGGCAGTCCTGACACCGTCAAGCAAAAGATAGATTGGATTATAGACCAGACTAGAGCCAATGAGCTGATTACAACCTCTCAGGTATATGACCATCAAGCGCGCCTGCGCTCGTATGAGCTGCTAGCCAAAGTAATGCGAACAGACGATTAGTTGGTCAAACCATAAGGCCGTGCTGAAAAAGGTTCTCATAACCTGATCTGGCATGGCCTTATTATATTTTAAAGCTTATATTTACGAATCAAATAGGTTGGGGTCCAGCTCCACGCGTGACAGTAGCTGTTGATTAGATAGCTGCCGTAGGGTGAAAAGGCTTTGTTATGGGGATCGTACAACTCTCAGAACGTGTCCGCTCCATTCTGATGGGAGGCATACTGCTTTACCTGCAGGGATGTTATAAAGCCACCCTTCAAAAACCAGTGAGAAGACGATTTGGAAAACTGCGGGACTAGGTAAGCTAAAAGACTTAGAAATCCCCACAATTTGTAAGAATTTCTCCATTTGGAGGGTTGCGAAAATGTTGGAAAAGCGAGTCTATTCAGACATGGAATGTTGTTGTAACATAAAGTTACGCACCTTTCTTGTTGGCATGGTTGATTTGACACTTCCATGATACCAAACAAGTAAGGTGTTTTTTGTCAATACGGAAAAATTTATTCGATTTTTCCTTACTCACTCAAGGGGTTAGGCTGATTTTCTAGGTGCGAAAGTTGAGTTAATAATTTGTTAGATATGATTGTTTGTTTACCCACAAAATTTAGACATTTATTCAGTCAATCGGTCCGATCAAACCTCAACCTAATCAGCGGATATGACGGTGCTTGGAATTCGTGTATTCGCAGCCGTTGTTCATCACAAAAAATTATTGTTCAAAAGTTTGGTGGGATGAATTGAGCTAAAGAATTATATGATGAATGGTGAGAGTGGCGGCCGGAAGTCCAAACACTCCCAGCCTGACGAACCCGCCGTTCCTGCCACAGGATCACCTGCTTGCGAACCAGCGGAAGCCTTACAAATTTAAGAAGCTTTTCTAACCGTAGGAATGATTCAGCTATCCTGTACTAGAACATCGGCCATTGTAGCCACATATGTATACGGGAAACGCCTGTGGTGTACAGCTTTAGGGAGCAGCAACTTAAGAAAGGGTGAAAGTATGGAAATATTTAGTCAGCAAATTCAATCGCATACTAACCGGCGTCTTGCAGTAATTGATACGAAGTTTCCATGGAAGCTAAGTGGTTTTCGATATTGGGAGAACTTTAATATATTCGAGCAAAGGCCTGATACTTTGTTCTTTGCAACTGAACCTAATGATGATTATTTTCCTTCTAAAGTTTATCCTTTTTCTGATTTTATGAAAGTTGCAGTGTCTGAGGGGGTTACAGATGTATATTGTGTTTTCTTAAATTTAACACTTAGTTTGCTTGGGCATGGCTTTCTTCCGGATGGAAGTTATTTGCCAGGAGCAAATCCTAATCTAAATATTAAGCCATTCTTAGATGACCGAAATATTAATCTTCATGCTACCTTGTACCCTGGTGGCGGACTGGATCCATGGACAAAAAAAGAGTTTCTTTCCATTGCAGGACAGCATTGTTCGACCGTATTTACAAACATCAATGAAGTTATGGAATCGATTGTTGGAAGTATTTATTATCCCGTTGTGATTAATACCGACTTATATACATTCAAACAGAAGAAAGTTGAAATGCCTATACAGTTAACATTCTGTGCTTTTAATGCCATTAGAAAAGGTTTCCCCATTATGGCAGATGCATTTAATCGACTTACGGATGATTTTCATCTTAATCTAATTGGTGATTGGGAAGATCAATTACTTCTATTGAAAAATAAGAATTATACATTCTATGGCCTACTTTCCCCTGAAGAGTTAAAGTCAGTGTACGAAAGAACTCATATATTTCTAAATTGCAGTGTTCCGGATCGATTTGCTTTAGATGGTTTTCCAACTACGGCTGCCGTTGATGCGATATCGACAGGATGTGTACTTGTTACGACAAACCCCCGAAATGATAGATTTATTCTTGAGGAAGGAAAGGATTATTTTGAAGTTGAACCTAACGGGTACGCAATTTCTGAGAGGTTGTTTTGGATCCAGGATCACTTTGAAGAAGCGTTGATTGTTGGAAAAAATGGTTCTAATAAGATAAAAAGTAAATTTAATGCTAGTCAAATAGTGAAATCAAAGCTTGCTAACATATTTAAGTAATTTATAAATATTTGGGTTTTGACTATATTAACTCACGGTTTTCAGCTTTGAAGCAAGAGCTGCGAGAAGGGGATACCGCAAATCGATGGGGGTTTCATTATTTATGGAATGAGAAACAAAAGCAGGAACAATTTGAGGATTTAAAAAACAAATCTGTAAGAGTGTTGTAGCATGACGCAAGTGGTATTTGTAACAAGGATGAGGGCACCCCTTTCTCTTAGGGTGCTTTTTTTATGGTTTGGAATGATATAGGAAGGGGCAAATCTTTCATTTCCTTTCCTTGAGAGAGAATTAGGAGATTTCCAAAACTTGAGAACAACGAGTAGTTTGAGGCTCGATCGGACCGAATGACAGAATAAATAATATCTTGTTTTTTAATGGGTAAACAAACAATCATATCTAACAAATTATTAATATAATACATGGGAACTCCAGGTTCCTTTTCTATTTTCGTCCTAGTATTTTACTTGATTGCATGGAGTTATTGTTAATAACCAGTAAAGGAGGCGTTAACTTAATGGCAATATTAACAACTGGTCCTATTGAGAACAGTCCTGTTGGTGGGGTCAGGCCGATCCAACAGGTCACTGTTAAAATGGTAAACCGTGACTTAGTCAATTCTTCAACAATATTAATTCAGGGATTCATTTTAAATGGTTTACGAACATTACATGTACTAGAACAAATAGCTTTAGCCCCCAATGCAGTTGTTACGAGAAATTATCTAGCGAACTTCGACGCATATGAATTCGTTTTTACCACAAGCGGTTTGGCAGAAGAAAGTACTGATATTTCTGTTTGGGGAAAAA
The Paenibacillus peoriae DNA segment above includes these coding regions:
- a CDS encoding metal ABC transporter permease; the protein is MEMLHYDFMQRAFCAGGVIALLASVLGVYLMLRRQALMADMLSHVSLAGVAAGAYLGINPTITGFIVAVIGAIIVEYVRRSYKTYSEISVAIIMVGGLSTAVILMNLNQSINKGFSAYLFGSVVAVNQTELMLMIVVAVIGGIFFFVFRRPLYQITFDEETAKTNGLPVKSISFAFSILTGMIVAAAMPIVGVLLVSSLIVLPAALAIRIAPSFAAAIWISMVTALIGVFMGLTASYELSTPPGGTIAMVLLLFLIVGAGIQKLVRKLGKQQASRRQNAAGQ
- a CDS encoding cupin domain-containing protein yields the protein MKISKNNAEHYIWGDQCDGWRLVKNKDLSIIHERMPGNTHEVRHYHHHARQFFFILSGTAVLEVDGEQIQLGSQEGCEIPPMVPHQMFNETNEDVEFLVISQPASRGDRVLTE
- a CDS encoding class I SAM-dependent methyltransferase, encoding MLENDTHEILAYYDGGAEIGRLERGIGKIELERSKEIISRYLSESTHVIYDIGGGVGVYSSWLAELGYEVHLFDLSSQAIEFARQQQLNNPIISKLETADARNLHRKDESADIVLLMGPLYHLTEQKERVKALQEAARVLKKGGTLITSAISRFGSLLWGLSVYDERNTIVEEDEFMNMVRQELTDGQHVRPAAYPSFITRSYFHTPDALRADWQAAGLPKPRVLGVEGPGWIAPGFEKKWAIPSHRSRLLDIAQQVEEQESVIGMSPHMLAVGIKP
- a CDS encoding aminoglycoside 6-adenylyltransferase, with translation MRSEQEMLHTILQFAQEDERVRAVIMNGSRANPHAPRDVFQDFDIVFLVSSMDSFIQERRWINHFGELIIMQTPDEHMEPTSTPHDRFVFLMLFTDGNRIDLTLYPANNIANWTRDSLSVLLLDKDGLVEPFLPPSLQDYKTIPPTAQVYANSCNEFWWVSTYVAKGLWRQELPYAKFMLDRPVRDALHLMLEWHIGIRTDFTADPGKQGKYFENHLEPELWTLYIQTFADADYEHMWQSLLIMGNLFREVALEVANHYGYEYPTLDDQRVTNYLHRVKALPADAKDIY
- a CDS encoding YolD-like family protein, which codes for MGKKLEGNGIWESSRMILPEHREAYLRLMKEQGRRGKPTLDDQEMQQIEQAIIVSYNERKPITLKVFNPFDDEELRGLVTVINTSRREVKLSRGEEDFSWIKLEEIIEADI
- a CDS encoding metal ABC transporter ATP-binding protein; translated protein: MLLASLEQVTFGYGDVPNLVDANVEIFSGEFVAITGPNGASKSTMLKLLLGLLQPWKGKVFMSNRTGEGKKLVVGFVSQQIAAFNGGFPSTILEFVRSGRYTHGSWLRRMRSEDHDLTEQALRQVGMWDLRHRKIGELSGGQKQRICVARALAQESDLLILDEPTTGMDQESRYHFYDLMNQQVKEYGRTVVMVTHGLSEVQHYLDRIIELERKEDGGWKCCTTTSCSGHFVPVG
- a CDS encoding metal ABC transporter substrate-binding protein; translated protein: MNTWFKKSFVLSAGLALILSGCGAKSDNTATNASQTEPNAAQTADKLNVVTTFYPMYEFTKQVAGDHANVTALIPAGAEPHDWEPSAKDMAQVKDADVFVYNGIVEGWAEQALSSASNDKRVVVEASKGLNLMEGTAEEEEGEEAHAEEGHDHDHVMDPHVWLNPVLAQKEVESIEAGLVAADPANKADYEKNADAYIAKLKELDTEFKTGLKDVKRKDFITQHAAFGYLAKQYGLTQVPIAGLSPEQEPTPDKLAGIIKFAKENNVKTIFFETLVDPKVAETVATEIGSKTDVLNPLEGLTDEDKQKNLDYLGVMKNNLEALKKALNE
- a CDS encoding response regulator, with product MAAVIVVDDSLFMRSVLKDILLDLGHAVIAEAENGYDAVLKYAHFRPDLITMDINMPKMDGLEAVKKIIELDPQANILMCSALGQQEAIIKAFQAGAKDFIVKPFEMERVVNAVTKLLDS